One Hermetia illucens chromosome 4, iHerIll2.2.curated.20191125, whole genome shotgun sequence DNA segment encodes these proteins:
- the LOC119654645 gene encoding isoaspartyl peptidase/L-asparaginase-like, whose protein sequence is MAFQIIKHFCVPLAAKEPCIVVRGGASHLSLNYDKVMSALELIAKESYKLLKLKLPSTDAVEETIKFLEENPIFNCGCQSILNDPRNGQVENHASIMEGKNMKFGCVSSIDSSKHPISVARAIMERSLGSCFLVGTSALRFAEKCRVPTVHGRRMFLDISNACKKTLDTKCDCPVGELGKPSDADGCEQVDWKKCHGGVGVVAMDEYGNMAAGASCSALVGKTEAGISGEHLIGSGVYAKNTKGAVSVSGNCSQLISLCAACRLMKAKDQSAAWNILQYFSHFSDDAFGAIYINREGRIGVYTLKGQMPWYVIKGSGIRCGDYLPGCYSGFT, encoded by the coding sequence ATGGCTTTCCAAATCATCAAGCATTTCTGTGTACCGCTGGCTGCAAAAGAACCTTGTATTGTCGTTCGTGGGGGAGCAAGCCACCTATCTTTGAACTATGATAAAGTCATGTCTGCTCTCGAACTGATTGCTAAGGAGAGTTACAAGTTGCTGAAATTAAAGTTGCCCTCTACGGACGCCGTGGAAGAGACAATAAAATTTCTTGAGGAAAACCCAATTTTCAACTGTGGGTGTCAATCCATTTTGAATGATCCTCGCAATGGACAGGTTGAAAATCACGCGTCAATTATGGagggaaaaaatatgaaatttggaTGTGTCTCCAGCATTGATTCCTCCAAACATCCAATATCAGTAGCCAGAGCTATTATGGAGAGATCTTTAGGCTCTTGCTTCTTGGTAGGCACATCGGCGTTAAGATTTGCAGAAAAGTGTAGAGTCCCAACAGTCCATGGAAGGAGGATGTTCTTGGATATATCCAATGCCTGTAAAAAGACCCTGGATACAAAATGTGATTGTCCAGTTGGAGAATTAGGGAAACCTTCAGATGCTGACGGATGCGAGCAAGTGGATTGGAAGAAATGTCACGGTGGAGTGGGCGTGGTTGCCATGGATGAATATGGGAACATGGCTGCAGGTGCCTCATGTAGCGCGTTGGTCGGTAAAACGGAAGCCGGGATCAGCGGAGAACATTTGATCGGCAGCGGAGTTTACGCCAAAAACACGAAAGGGGCCGTTTCAGTTTCTGGAAATTGTTCGCAGCTCATTTCATTGTGCGCTGCATGTCGTCTGATGAAAGCTAAAGATCAGTCAGCTGCGTGGAACATTCTTCAATATTTCTCACATTTTTCAGATGATGCTTTCGGTGCCATCTATATAAATAGGGAAGGGCGGATAGGAGTCTATACACTTAAGGGTCAGATGCCTTGGTATGTAATCAAAGGATCGGGTATTCGTTGCGGCGACTACTTACCAGGTTGCTACTCAGGCTTCACCTAA